The nucleotide sequence GGTTGTAGAAGTACTTCGCGATCTTCGCGAGGAGCCTGTCAAGGGGATTCCATCTCTTCCACGGGGCGAGGGCGGCCATGTTGTGGGCGACACTCACCATCGCGTCGGGCATGCTCGTATGGATGAGGTCGTACGCCTTCCCGTGGGCGAGAAGGATATTGTTCAATGCCCTGAGCGCCAAAGAAGCGTCCTTAACCCCCGGCGGCATGCATCCCTCAAGGTAGCCGCCGAGCAGGAGGACATAAGGTTCATTGAAGGTTATCCAATACCGCACGCCCTTCAATATCGAGAGGACCTTTTCGACATAGGCGAGAAATGTATCGACCGACGCGTCTTCATGCCAGGGACATTTCTTTAAGAACCAGAGGGGGTGCGTAAAGTGGTGGAGGGTCACCATGGGCTCGATGCGGTTCTCAGCGAGTATGTCGATGATCTCCTGATAATGCGCTATCGCCCTATCGTCCCAGACACCTTCCCGCGGCTGAATCCTGCTCCACTCCAGGGAGAAACGATAGGCATTCACCCCGAGTTCCTTGAGCAGGGCCAGATCTTCCCGATAGAGTCTATAGTGGTTCGTCACATCCGGTTTTTCACTGAGACGTGAATCCCATGAGGCCCAGTCTGCATTCGGCGAGCCCTCGAGCTGAAAGGCCGACGTGGCGACTCCCCACAAGAAATTTTCCGGGAATACATGCTTCTTCATCATGGAGATATGGACGGCGAGCGGTCGATAAGCAAAGGCTCAGAATCGTTTCATGCGATAAAGACCTTCACCCGTGTCCCCTTGCCGGGGGTGCTTTCTATCTGCATCTCCCACCCGTGGGCCCTCACGAGGTGTTTTACGATCGCGAGGCCGAGCCCGGTGCCTCCCATCTTCCGCGATCTCGCGGGATCGACCCTGTAGAACCGTTCCCCGAGTCTCGACAGATATTTCGGGGGGACCCCGATGCCCGTATCTTCGACGAATAAGAAGGTCTTCTCATCTTCTCTATCAAATCCTAGGGTGACGCCCCCCGATTCGGTAAACTTGATAGCGTTGTCGAGGAGGTTGGTCAATATCTGAATGAGCCGGTTCTTGTCGGCATTGATCTCCACGACTCCCGGCCCGTTCGAGACGGTCAGGGAGAGGTTCTTGGCATCGGCCTTGTCCTTGAATAATTCGAGGACATTCCGGAAGACATCATCGATGTCGGTCAGGGATTTTTCGACCCTTATGACACCGAGTTCGATCTTCGAGATCGTCATGAGGTCGTCCACAAGATCGTTTATCCGCTCGCTGTTGGACTTTATCGTTCCGATAAACCTTACGGCGTTTTCGCGGTCGTCGAGGGCCCCTTCGAGGAGCGTATCGGCAAAACCCTTGATCGCCGTGATGGGGGTCTTTATCTCGTGGGAGACGTTGGCGACAAAGTCCTTTCTCACCTGCTCGAGTCTTTCGATCTGCGTAATGTCGTGGAAGACCGCCACGAAACCGGAAAGTTCCCTCTCTTTGTAAAAGAGCGGCGACACCCTCACGCTGAGATACTTTTCTACGGGGGCGTCGATCCTGAATTCTATCATCCCGGGCGAGAGGGTTTTACGCACTTCATCCATTAAACCGGCAAATTCGTGATTCCGTATCACCTCGACGAACCTCATGCCGGACATCGGGATATCGCCAAAGAATTCCCGTGCGGAAGAGCTCGAAAGGGTGATGCTCCCCTTCGCGTCTATGATGAGGAGGGCATCGGGGATGCTCTTCAGGATGACATTGAGACGGCCCTTTTCCTCCTCGCTCTGATTCATCATGCCCTGCAGTTTGACGGACATAGAGGTGAGGTTCTCCGCGATCTCGTTGAATTCGCCGGCATTCCTCAGGAAGAGCCTCTTGTCTATTTCGCCGGCCGATAGTGACCTCGAGAAATCCGTAATCTGCCTGAGAAGTCGCCTCAGATGGTCTATCTGCCAGATCGCGCAGAGCCATGTCGCGAGAAGAATGATGCCCATGATGAAGATGATCTTGATCCTGAGAAGATTCACGGAACTGTCCACTTCCTTGAGCGGCACCGCGAGCCTTATGAACCCCTCCGTGTATTCTCCTTTAGAAACCCTCTTCGCGACATAGAGGAGATCGTATTTCAGGGTATCACTGTGACGAATCCCGGCGCCCGTCTCAAACAGGAGTGACTGCTCTATTTCGGTCCGGTGGAGATGATTATCCATACGGGCGGAATCGGCATCGGAATCGCCGATGACCCTTCCGTCATTCGCGATGAGCGTCACCCGCGCTCCGGTTTCTTCCTTCAATTGCCTGCAGAGGCTGTCCGAGCCGCTCTCTCTGAAAGATATGGTTTTCGAGATGAGGTTTATCTCGGCAGACAGGCTCTTCTTGAGGTTGGCGATATAGTTTGCTCTGACCGCGGAGGTTATGTAGACTTCACCGAAGACGCCCGAGAGCACCATGACGATGGCGTATACGATGAAGATGCGCCTGAAGATACCCCGCTTCATATGCCCGCGTCGACATAGTAGCCGATTCCTCTTCGCGTCTTTATATGCTTCGGGTTTGAAGGGTCGTCCTCGACTTGAGTGCGCAACCTCCGTATATGCACGTCCACAGTCCTCGGCTCGACGAAGGACTCGTCCTTCCATACCGCATCGAGAAGCTGCTCCCTGCTGAAGACCTTCCCTTTTCTTTCGACGAGGTAGAGAAGAAGCTTGAACTCGGTGGAACTGAGGGTCAGCGGCACATCCCTCTTGGTCACGGAATAGGTCTCCCTGTTGATCAAGAGGTCCCCCACCTTTATCACCTTCTCCACCGCTGGTTTCTCTGAACTCCTCCTCAAGACCGCCCGTATCCGCGCCACAAGCTCTCTCGGACTGAAAGGCTTCGATATGTAGTCGTCAGCCCCCGACTCGAGGCCGAGTATCCTGTCTACCTCCTCCCCTTTTGCCGTAAGCATGATTATCGGAACATTTTTTGTCTTCGGGTCGTTTCGGAGGATTCGGCAGAGTTCCATGCCCTGAATGCCCGGAAGCATGAGGTCAAGGATGAAGAAATCGAAGCTCCCCTTCTTCATTTTTGTGAGGGCCTCTTCTCCGTCAGAGGCAGACGAGACTTCGAACCCCTCTTTCTTGAGGTTATAGGAGACTAATTCGACAATATCCGGCTCGTCGTCGACGACGAGTATCTTCTTCTTGTCCATGGATAAATATTACACGGGACAATCGCAAGGATTCAAGGGCGGAGCGGGAAAATCACGGTAATCTACCATTCGATCCCTACGAAGTCACAGGCATTGAGAGGGAAGATCGTCTTTGAGGATGCCTCGATAGAAATGTGATTCCAGGCTTCTCCGACCGCATGACCGTGCGACCTGAACGACGGGTATGGCGGGAACAAAATGAATTTTCCCTACACGCTATGGTATCCTCTGAAAAAGGGAAGCCGCGAAAAGGCATGCGATATACCGACATAGCGAGCACGTCGAACCCCCGGGTGAAAGAGGCGGTCGCCGTAAGAGAAAAAAGGCGAAAGTACAAACATGAGGCTTTTCTCATAGAGGGCCCGCATCTCGTCGAGATGGCGCTTCAATCGGGGACGTCCCTGAAGAGAGTCTTCTTCACCGAAGAGTTTGCATCTCTTAGGCAGAGAACCCGCCTCTTGAAAGAGCTGACAAAGCACGGTGCCGAAATGTTCCGGATCACCGCTCACGTCCTCTCGATGCTCTCGGACACAGAGGCGCCGCAAGGCATCATCGCGACAGCATCTTACGAGCCCTCCGCCCTCGATACCCTGCCTGTACTTGAGAACCCTCTCCTCGTGATTCTTGACGGCATCCAGGACCCGGGCAACCTCGGCACGATCATCAGGACCTCCGACGCTGCCGGTGCGGACGGTGTAATCATGCTTCCGGAGACATGTGATGCCTTCATGCCGAAGGCGCTGCGGTCGTCAGCGGGGAGCATCTTCAATCTCCCCATCGTCTATTCAGAGGCGGCTACGTTAATTCCGTGGCTGAGGGGAAAATCCGTCTGCCTCTCCGTGGCCGATGTAAAGGCAACAACCGAAATCTACCAGGCTGACCTTTCTCAACCTTTGGCCTTTGTCTTCGGCAACGAGGCTCACGGGGTGAGCGACATCCTTAAGAAGGAGGCATCGCTTCTTATCAGGATTCCGATCTTCGGCAAGGCAGAAAGCCTCAATGTCGCGACATCGGCAGCCATATGCCTCTATGAAGCGGTCAGACAGAGGACATTTTCAAAGCACTAACTCTCTTGTTGTAGTAGTCCTTGAAGACGTTATAACAAAAAGCGATATGGGGATGACTGTCAGCTGATTTAAAGGTAACCCGCTCATTGCTACACGGAAAGAACGCTTCTTTCTCATATTGCCAGATGTCATTAGCACCGACAACATCACAGGCATGACAGATCGAAACTACTGCAGGTTTTCGAAAGAAAGACAGAGCAACGTTCAAAATCACCTGCCTGCGCGGCTTTTCGAGCAGGTCCGGTGCATTCCACTGTTGGGCGGCATGGCGCCACTTCACCTCCCATAGGTCCAAAGAACCATATCAATCTTGCGTGGCGTCCACATCGATGTGCCAAACGTTCGGTTGTTGTCATTCGCCTTCTGAGTAAGGATGCGGATCAACAGCACGCCATCCGAGATGCCCAAGTTGTCCGGGTTCATCATGGCTACGGCATCCGCGGCTGGAAGCCCAGGAACCAACCGGAGCGCCTTTACAACAAACTGATCCACCGTGGCAAAGCAGCGCGGATACATGAGAGAGAGCAAGCCGGACGCGCCAGCCGTTCCCAAGCCTCGGATGTTTCTTGCGGTTACTAGACCTCGCCTGATGTCGCTGCAATCCAATGAGAGTAACTGCAGCCGAATGTGATCCAGCTCATCAAGTTCGCCACCGTCTAGGTACTTCTTGAGTTGGATGGTTGTGGTCGCATAGCGATTTGGCGCGGTGTATTTCCAGCGAAAGTACTCGCCATGAAGGAAGTCATACCATCCGCGAGCGCTGAGGCCCCGCAGTCTTTCGACGTTCAGAGAGTCAAGGGCTCGTTCGAGTTCGAGATTACGTGGCTGAACGAACTGCCAGTAACGCTCAAGTGCGTGTTCCCAATCGCTCCGTTCTATCGAGTACCAAAGCTCTGCAATGTTCATTGTTCTGGCGAATGCGTGAGACGTAGAATGTTTATGCCGCCCAACGACTAAGCTAAGGGGCGCGGGAGCAATCGCGCCAAGACGGAAAAAAGAATAACGGCGAATCCCGTGTCCCTCTTGAGCGTTTTGTTATCTGATCTCAAGTTCTATTACATGTCCTTGAATAATTACTGCTATTCCTCGATTAGGTCTTTCTTTCCTCTTGTCTCATGCTCTATGGAACTTAACAGTTCATGCATGCTAAAGAGCAGGATCAAACTTTCACACACAAGTCTCCATAGTAGATTACCAATCAAAACTGCAGAGAATCCGTATAGAACACGTTCTGCCCCTGAGGTAAATTGCCTTACATAAAGCGCTGTGCTGCCGATAATCAGAATGATACCTATAACATAAATAATCTTAATCAGAACTGGGCTAATCATTTTGCGAAAGGAAAAAAATCTCCCATTGTCTAAGTTTCTCCCTTCTTATTTCTGTTTGTACTTATCTC is from Thermodesulfovibrionales bacterium and encodes:
- a CDS encoding response regulator, which produces MDKKKILVVDDEPDIVELVSYNLKKEGFEVSSASDGEEALTKMKKGSFDFFILDLMLPGIQGMELCRILRNDPKTKNVPIIMLTAKGEEVDRILGLESGADDYISKPFSPRELVARIRAVLRRSSEKPAVEKVIKVGDLLINRETYSVTKRDVPLTLSSTEFKLLLYLVERKGKVFSREQLLDAVWKDESFVEPRTVDVHIRRLRTQVEDDPSNPKHIKTRRGIGYYVDAGI
- a CDS encoding family 1 glycosylhydrolase, with the protein product MMKKHVFPENFLWGVATSAFQLEGSPNADWASWDSRLSEKPDVTNHYRLYREDLALLKELGVNAYRFSLEWSRIQPREGVWDDRAIAHYQEIIDILAENRIEPMVTLHHFTHPLWFLKKCPWHEDASVDTFLAYVEKVLSILKGVRYWITFNEPYVLLLGGYLEGCMPPGVKDASLALRALNNILLAHGKAYDLIHTSMPDAMVSVAHNMAALAPWKRWNPLDRLLAKIAKYFYN
- a CDS encoding RNA methyltransferase; protein product: MRYTDIASTSNPRVKEAVAVREKRRKYKHEAFLIEGPHLVEMALQSGTSLKRVFFTEEFASLRQRTRLLKELTKHGAEMFRITAHVLSMLSDTEAPQGIIATASYEPSALDTLPVLENPLLVILDGIQDPGNLGTIIRTSDAAGADGVIMLPETCDAFMPKALRSSAGSIFNLPIVYSEAATLIPWLRGKSVCLSVADVKATTEIYQADLSQPLAFVFGNEAHGVSDILKKEASLLIRIPIFGKAESLNVATSAAICLYEAVRQRTFSKH
- a CDS encoding ATP-binding protein, producing MKRGIFRRIFIVYAIVMVLSGVFGEVYITSAVRANYIANLKKSLSAEINLISKTISFRESGSDSLCRQLKEETGARVTLIANDGRVIGDSDADSARMDNHLHRTEIEQSLLFETGAGIRHSDTLKYDLLYVAKRVSKGEYTEGFIRLAVPLKEVDSSVNLLRIKIIFIMGIILLATWLCAIWQIDHLRRLLRQITDFSRSLSAGEIDKRLFLRNAGEFNEIAENLTSMSVKLQGMMNQSEEEKGRLNVILKSIPDALLIIDAKGSITLSSSSAREFFGDIPMSGMRFVEVIRNHEFAGLMDEVRKTLSPGMIEFRIDAPVEKYLSVRVSPLFYKERELSGFVAVFHDITQIERLEQVRKDFVANVSHEIKTPITAIKGFADTLLEGALDDRENAVRFIGTIKSNSERINDLVDDLMTISKIELGVIRVEKSLTDIDDVFRNVLELFKDKADAKNLSLTVSNGPGVVEINADKNRLIQILTNLLDNAIKFTESGGVTLGFDREDEKTFLFVEDTGIGVPPKYLSRLGERFYRVDPARSRKMGGTGLGLAIVKHLVRAHGWEMQIESTPGKGTRVKVFIA